The DNA sequence CCCCAAAGAAAATCAGAAAGCGTCATGACTCAACTGGTTCTCAATTACCCAAGTGAAGCAGCTCTATCAGCAGAACTGCCCCTAGAACCCCCCCCTAGCTATGAACCCTCGATTTCCCTGAAATCCTATACTTCTCGTTCTCAATTTAAGCGCTACATGGAAGTGGGTTATCATGCCTTTGATTTGGGGGATTATCACACCGCCTTAATTAATTTTGAACAAGCCTTACAAGAGCGCCCCGATAACATTTATGCCCAAAAAGCAGTTGAAAACGCCAATCAACGCATTCAACAGCACAGCTACACCGATTTTATGAATGCCGGGTATCAAGCCTTTGAAGACAAAAACTATGCGATCGCCCTCCAACACTTTCAAAGTGCCCTACAATACCGTCCTGGGGACTCCTACGCCCTCAAAGCCATTGACAATGTGCAGCGCAAAATCAACCCTTAATCCGGGTAATCTTTCCGGATTAGCTCCGGCTGTAACTCAATGGTAAACCGCGTTCCCCCTTCTGGAGATGAATCACACAACAGTTGTCCGTAATGTTTTTCCACAATAATCGAATAACAAATCGATAGTCCTAAACCCGTCCCTTTACCCGGTGGTTTCGTCGTGAAAAACGGATCGAACACTTGAGAGCGCATAGACTCTGGAATTCCGTTCCCATTATCAGCGATAGAAATCCTCACTTTTGAACCTTCAAGTTCTGTTTTTATCTGAATCTGAGGATGATCTCCCCCTTGCTGATCTAACGCATCGATCGCATTACTAAGAAGATGCATAAAAACTTGATTGAGTTGGGCTGGATAACAATCAATCAGAGGCAAATCACCATACTCTTTGACGACTTCTATGGCAGGGCGATCCTCTTTCGCTTCAAGACGATGATTCAAAATCACCAGAGTGCTATCTATGCCCTCGTGAATCTCCACCGCTTTCAGTTCAGCCTCATCCATGCGGGAAAAGTTGCGTAAAGATTTCACAATCCCTTGAATTCTCTCCGTTCCCGACTGCATAGATGTCAAAATTTGCTCTAAATCCTCTTGAATAAATTCCACATCCTTATCTTCTAAAGACTCTTGAAGCTCAGGTACGGGATCGGGATAAGCCTGTTGATAATCGTTCAGAAGTTGCACTAAATCTTGGGCATATTCTTGAACATAGTCTAAATTACCATGAATAAAACTGACTGGATTATTAATTTCATGGGCAACCCCAGCTACTAAATGCCCCAAACTCACCATTTTTTCATTTTGAATCATCTGGGCTTGGGTATGCTGTAATTGTTCTAGGGTTTGCTTCAACTCTTGGGCTTGATTTTTCGTTCTTTCGAGTAAATCAGCCTGTTGTATGGCAACCCCTAGTTGCTGACTAATCTGACTGACAAATTCTATTTCAGTGGAAGTCCAAACCCTGGATTGACCGCATTCGTGAATGCAGAGCAGTCCCCATAGTTCATTCCCCTTGACTAAGGGAGCGACTAGATTGGCTCTAACTTGAAATTGGGCTAAGATATCTCGGTGACAATCACTAATATGGGGGGCATAAATATCTGGAATAGCACTGATGCGACCTTTGAGGTATTCAGCCGCAAATTCCTCGCCAAAACAGCGATCGTAAACCTGAATTGAACTCGCGGGTTTCCAAGGAGATTTGACATCCTCACAAATGACCTCACCTTGCCCAGCTAAATTGGGATTTAATTGAAACACCGCTACTCGGTCTGTGTTCAGAACCTCAAGCAGTTGCACAACCGTTGTCCTCAAAATGGTGTCTAAATCTAAGGACGAGCGGATTTTGGCGATCGTTTCTGTGAGTAAGCGATAATAGATGAGGCGATCGGAAGATAAGTTACAACGAACATCCTGACCTGCTTGATTCCAAGTCAGTGTCATTTTTTCTTGAGCATCAGACACAATATGATTCATGATAAAACGACATGGGAGTGCGATGGTTAGGGTAGTGAGAGCGTTCATCAGGATTACAGAACTGGTGGACTCTGCAAAGATTCAGGCTCTGTTCCAATCTCACACCCTTCCTTTATCATAGTGTCTTTTTATCAACTTGCTTGGAAGAGATAGCTGAATCGGGAAATCCTATGACTTAGGTAGTGGAAAGCGCTGTATTCGTTAGTCCAGTAGGGGGCATGATGACCCCCCTAACGTTTCCATTAAACTCTATCGCGATCGTAGGGCCCCGATTGAGAGGATGGTGACGGCTCGTTTTTGGGAAAACTATCACTAAATCGTTCTTGGTTATAGTGGTAAACGGTGCGAATGGGATAAGGAATATTAATTTCTGCACCATCACAGGCATTTTTCAGGGCTAACATCACTCGCGTTTGAATGCGGCGTACTTCTTTTCGATAGGGCACAGTCCAATAGCGTACTTTCAAGTCAATGGAGCTGTCCCCAAAGCCGACAATATCAACTTCTGGATTCGGTTCGGTTAATACGCCATCGACTCCAGAAATGGCCTTATATAGGACTTCAACGGCATGGGAGAGGGGGGTATTGTAGTCTACTCCGATCGCCAGATCAGTGCGACGACGGGGTGAATTGGTCAAAACCTGTACTGTGGAGGTAAACACAATGGAGTTGGGAACCACGATTAACTCCCCTTGATAGGTGCGAATTTGCGTCGAGCGAATGGAAATCTCTTCGACGGTTCCCTCAAAACCATCGACAATGATTTGGTCGCTTAAGCGGAAGGGTTCTTGCAACAGGAGTAAAATTCCGGCCAGAAAATTCTTAAAGATATCTTGGAAGGCAAAACCAATGGCTACTGAACCTAACCCCAACAACCCGATCACATCGCCCAAACGCAGGTCTGGAAAGGCGATCACGCTACAGATGAGAACCCCCCCAACCCAAGTGGCGACATAACTCAATTGAATCAACAAAGAGCGTAAGGACTGGTTTTTAATTGCCATCTCCGTGACGCGAGTGGCTACTCTGCGGGAAAACTGAGCAGCCCAAGAGGTAAAAATCAAAAAGGCGATCGCCACTAAAATCCCCGGAAGCGCCTCAATTCCAGCCCCCACCAGATTCAGGATACTTTGTTGGATTTCTTGAAATAATACATTCATAGGGATTTGGGAATCTTGAACATTTTTTCGTTATTGTATAGCGCTATGGGGTTGGGGGGATGGGGGAATGGGGAGATGGGGGTTACCCATTAACTCACCCATTAATTCAATAAGAATCGGGGAGGGGTGAGCCAAAATAGATCGCTGTTGCCCACAGGGGAACCAGAATCGGGTAAGGTAATCCCAATTACACCGGCTTTTTTGACAATCAAGCCAGATTTGACTTCTCCCCACACCAATAACTCAGCCCAATGGCCCAGATTGGGTTCATGGCCTACCAAGGCTAAATTTTCATACTTGCGCCATTTTTTACCCTCTTGCCACCAGGATAAAAGGTCGCCTTCCGGGGCTAAATCCGATGAAGTTTGCAGTGCCTTACTCAGTCCCACGGTTTGCAAAATCTCTGCTGTTTGTTGGGCCCTGACCAGGGGACTGGTCAAAATTAAGTCAAATGTTATCCCTAATTCTTGTAAGCGATGGGCAACCTTGGTGGTTTTCTTGATGCCTTCTGGGGTTAGGGGACGTTGGCGATCGCCTTGGCTATAGTCTTCTCGGTTCGCTGCTATACCATGCCGGATGAAGTAAAGGTTAGTCATGATTTTTGTTCCAGATGTCCAAATTTTTCTTGATAACGAACTAAGATCGCCTCTAGATCTTCCACCCGTTTTTGTTCTTTTTTAAGCCAATCTAAAGTCTTTTTTTTGGCTTGTCTTTCTGCTTGTAAAGCTGCCATTAATGCATCATTAATCAACAGTTTTGCTTCTACCTCTTCCCGATAAAACTCAATGATATTCCCTTCAGGAAAAAGCCGTAAATTGAGGGCTTGGCTGCGGCGATCGGTGATGGGTTGATAGGTTTCTCCTACCAGCCGATATCCTTCTAATTGTCCTTCAATCCATTCTCCTTTGGGGTCAAAAAGCCAATATTCTTCTACTTCTAGTTGTTCATAAATTTCTTTTTTGAATCCCAGATCTTCGTTTTTCGTACTTTCTGAGGTCATTTCAAAGATGACTTTGGGCACTTGTCCTTCTTCCCAGACTTTATAGTTATCTCGATCGCCCGGTTCTACATCAAAAATGACCATGACATCGGGAGTCATGCGAAGCTGGGGAAATCCTTTGGAATAGTAGAGGAATTGGTTGGCGAGAACGGTAGCCTGTTGACCCGCAAGATAGATTTTTAATACTTGGAGAGTGGTTAAAATTGCATAGATATGATCGTAAGTTTCAGCTATGGGTTCACCGTTCTCACTGGGGTAAATAATGGAGGAATCTGGAGGAGTTTGGGGAATGATTAGGGAAGTCATAGGGATTTATAGCGCTTCGCGCTAGGGAATAGGGAATAGGGAATAGGGAATAGGGTCAGAGAATGGGATCAGCCCTGGCTATAACGAAAGATATCGAACCAGCTATCCATGCCGTTTTCCAGGATTTGTAAATACTATAGCGCTACGCGCTATAACTGGTGCATTCGTTTTCAGGTTGGAGTAGCCATAATCCAGTGTAGGTCATGCCAGAATCATCGGGTTGAATGAGCAGAAAGTGAAGACCTTTGCTCTGTTGTTTTCGCTGTTCGTATTGATGGCCGGCTTGGCGAACTTCGCTATCTTCAAAGGTGGTGATAATCCAACGATCGCTCAATCCGGATTCTAAAATCAGGCCATCGGGTTGACCGGGAATAAAATTGAGACTGATAGGATTAGCATCAGCGAACCATTGAGCGAGTTGTAAAGATTGCCGATCGCCATCAATAACGACTCCGGGAATAGAGACGGTGGAGGGAAGACCGAGATTAATCGGCCAGAGATCTTCGGGTAGGGATTTAATGGGAATGGGGCGATCGCCGATTCCTTCGATGAGATCTTGAGCGCTGACGGTGGCAAACCGCCAGCGATCGCCCCATAATTCCTCTGGTAGGGGGAGCGGAGGGGGTCGATCTAGGGCGATGGGTTGCTTTAATTCATCGACAATCCACTGTTTAAGGGTGGGGGTGCGTCGGGTGGGAATCAGTTCAATACCGAGGGTTTGGGCGACAGGTTCGAGGAGGTGGAGGGTGGTGGGACGGAAAACCAGCAGGCGATCGGGAAGAGCGGAAAACTGCTTAAATTCCTTGAGTAACCAATCTCGACTTAATTCCGACTGGGGACAAACTGCCCGATGGCGAAAGGTTCCAGGGGACGGTTCACAAATCCACAGCTCCCAGAATTCTCCCTG is a window from the Roseofilum capinflatum BLCC-M114 genome containing:
- a CDS encoding tetratricopeptide repeat protein; the protein is MEIWVISLFLIGLGLAGFGTIWTMVISFSESIFWGISYVFLPLIGAILFISMKWHKKTVKISLFTQLIGAALMLTSGILVILQNWSFQNIIARWNPQRKSESVMTQLVLNYPSEAALSAELPLEPPPSYEPSISLKSYTSRSQFKRYMEVGYHAFDLGDYHTALINFEQALQERPDNIYAQKAVENANQRIQQHSYTDFMNAGYQAFEDKNYAIALQHFQSALQYRPGDSYALKAIDNVQRKINP
- a CDS encoding sensor histidine kinase, whose amino-acid sequence is MNALTTLTIALPCRFIMNHIVSDAQEKMTLTWNQAGQDVRCNLSSDRLIYYRLLTETIAKIRSSLDLDTILRTTVVQLLEVLNTDRVAVFQLNPNLAGQGEVICEDVKSPWKPASSIQVYDRCFGEEFAAEYLKGRISAIPDIYAPHISDCHRDILAQFQVRANLVAPLVKGNELWGLLCIHECGQSRVWTSTEIEFVSQISQQLGVAIQQADLLERTKNQAQELKQTLEQLQHTQAQMIQNEKMVSLGHLVAGVAHEINNPVSFIHGNLDYVQEYAQDLVQLLNDYQQAYPDPVPELQESLEDKDVEFIQEDLEQILTSMQSGTERIQGIVKSLRNFSRMDEAELKAVEIHEGIDSTLVILNHRLEAKEDRPAIEVVKEYGDLPLIDCYPAQLNQVFMHLLSNAIDALDQQGGDHPQIQIKTELEGSKVRISIADNGNGIPESMRSQVFDPFFTTKPPGKGTGLGLSICYSIIVEKHYGQLLCDSSPEGGTRFTIELQPELIRKDYPD
- a CDS encoding mechanosensitive ion channel family protein, which encodes MNVLFQEIQQSILNLVGAGIEALPGILVAIAFLIFTSWAAQFSRRVATRVTEMAIKNQSLRSLLIQLSYVATWVGGVLICSVIAFPDLRLGDVIGLLGLGSVAIGFAFQDIFKNFLAGILLLLQEPFRLSDQIIVDGFEGTVEEISIRSTQIRTYQGELIVVPNSIVFTSTVQVLTNSPRRRTDLAIGVDYNTPLSHAVEVLYKAISGVDGVLTEPNPEVDIVGFGDSSIDLKVRYWTVPYRKEVRRIQTRVMLALKNACDGAEINIPYPIRTVYHYNQERFSDSFPKNEPSPSSQSGPYDRDRV
- the sixA gene encoding phosphohistidine phosphatase SixA, which produces MTNLYFIRHGIAANREDYSQGDRQRPLTPEGIKKTTKVAHRLQELGITFDLILTSPLVRAQQTAEILQTVGLSKALQTSSDLAPEGDLLSWWQEGKKWRKYENLALVGHEPNLGHWAELLVWGEVKSGLIVKKAGVIGITLPDSGSPVGNSDLFWLTPPRFLLN
- a CDS encoding Uma2 family endonuclease, giving the protein MTSLIIPQTPPDSSIIYPSENGEPIAETYDHIYAILTTLQVLKIYLAGQQATVLANQFLYYSKGFPQLRMTPDVMVIFDVEPGDRDNYKVWEEGQVPKVIFEMTSESTKNEDLGFKKEIYEQLEVEEYWLFDPKGEWIEGQLEGYRLVGETYQPITDRRSQALNLRLFPEGNIIEFYREEVEAKLLINDALMAALQAERQAKKKTLDWLKKEQKRVEDLEAILVRYQEKFGHLEQKS
- a CDS encoding Tab2 family RNA-binding protein, which translates into the protein MQTWQVDCYRRPSETDTQGEFWELWICEPSPGTFRHRAVCPQSELSRDWLLKEFKQFSALPDRLLVFRPTTLHLLEPVAQTLGIELIPTRRTPTLKQWIVDELKQPIALDRPPPLPLPEELWGDRWRFATVSAQDLIEGIGDRPIPIKSLPEDLWPINLGLPSTVSIPGVVIDGDRQSLQLAQWFADANPISLNFIPGQPDGLILESGLSDRWIITTFEDSEVRQAGHQYEQRKQQSKGLHFLLIQPDDSGMTYTGLWLLQPENECTSYSA